In one window of Camarhynchus parvulus chromosome 18, STF_HiC, whole genome shotgun sequence DNA:
- the SMIM5 gene encoding small integral membrane protein 5, with translation MSSESFLKEVQAIGEKFLLKLQKLPKAEPVEIVSFSVVLLFIVTVLVLTIIACSCCCCSCCGCDGRPDPRRRKSQVSPAAHS, from the exons ATGTCTTCTGAAAGCTTTCTAAAGGAAGTTCAAGCCATTGGTGAGAAGTTTCTCCTCAAGCTCCAGAAACTGCCCAAGGCTGAGCCAGTGGAGATTGTCAGCTTTTCTGTGGTTCTTCTGTTTATTG tTACTGTGCTGGTGCTCACGATCATTGCCtgcagttgctgctgctgcagctgctgtggctgtgatgGACGCCCTGATCCCAGACGCAGGAAGAGCCAAGTCAGCCCAGCTGCCCATTCCTGA